A window of Myxococcales bacterium contains these coding sequences:
- a CDS encoding enterochelin esterase, whose product MSHSAIRTLLEGHVDGKKVDEFLAKHTFPLVEGRSATVVWRGEAEGVSLRHWIFGLESSNALARVPNTDLWHLTLELPPRSRVEYKLEIHHRGGSQWIEDPRNPNRAKDPFGANSVMQGEGYETPAFITPDPDARPGHLEPFKFKSRALGGFRSGHIYLPARFRKSRRYPLLVVHDGSDYLNYTGMKAILDNLIHNLEIPDVIVAFTDSPDRLREYANDETHAKFVTEELLTDLTRRLPLLDKPQARCLMGASFGAVAAFSTAYRYPDVWGRLLLQSGSFAFTDIGKQNRRGPLFDKVVEFMNTYRETPTAVSERVFVSCGVYESLIYENRSLVPMLDATGMQVKFVESRDGHNWENWRDRLREGLSWLFPGPLMFIYE is encoded by the coding sequence GTGAGCCACTCTGCGATCCGAACCCTCCTCGAGGGCCACGTCGACGGCAAGAAGGTCGACGAGTTCCTCGCGAAGCACACGTTCCCGCTCGTCGAGGGCCGGAGCGCCACCGTCGTGTGGCGCGGCGAGGCCGAGGGCGTGAGCCTCCGGCACTGGATCTTCGGCCTCGAGTCGTCGAACGCGCTCGCCCGGGTGCCGAACACCGACCTCTGGCACCTCACCTTGGAGCTGCCGCCCCGGTCGCGTGTAGAATACAAGCTCGAGATCCACCACCGCGGCGGAAGCCAGTGGATCGAGGATCCGCGCAACCCGAACCGCGCCAAAGACCCGTTCGGCGCGAACTCGGTGATGCAGGGCGAGGGCTACGAGACCCCGGCGTTCATCACCCCCGACCCCGACGCGCGCCCCGGCCACCTCGAGCCCTTCAAGTTCAAGAGCCGCGCCCTCGGCGGCTTCCGTTCCGGGCACATTTACCTGCCGGCGCGCTTCCGCAAGTCGCGGAGGTACCCGCTCCTCGTGGTGCACGACGGCAGCGACTACCTGAACTACACGGGGATGAAGGCCATCCTCGACAACCTCATCCACAACCTCGAGATCCCCGACGTCATCGTCGCCTTCACGGACTCGCCCGATCGCCTGCGCGAGTACGCGAACGACGAGACCCACGCGAAGTTCGTGACCGAGGAGCTCCTGACCGACCTCACCCGCAGGCTCCCTCTGCTCGACAAACCCCAGGCGCGCTGCCTCATGGGCGCGAGCTTCGGCGCGGTGGCGGCCTTCTCGACGGCGTACCGCTACCCCGACGTGTGGGGGCGCCTGCTCCTCCAGTCGGGTTCGTTCGCGTTCACCGACATCGGCAAACAGAACCGGCGAGGTCCCCTCTTCGACAAGGTCGTCGAGTTCATGAACACCTACCGCGAGACGCCGACCGCAGTGTCGGAGCGGGTGTTCGTGAGCTGCGGCGTGTACGAGTCGCTCATCTACGAGAACCGCTCGCTCGTCCCCATGCTCGACGCGACGGGGATGCAGGTGAAGTTCGTCGAGTCGAGGGACGGCCACAACTGGGAAAATTGGCGTGATCGCCTGCGCGAGGGCCTGAGCTGGCTCTTCCCCGGGCCGCTCATGTTCATCTACGAATAA
- a CDS encoding ATP-grasp domain-containing protein, producing MDIVFLEPCFPLNQREFVRALHAVGARVIGIGERPKSSLDGELRHWLSHYEQVGNITSEAEVERAVRFVQSKVKVARLEAVVEAHVMTAAKVREKCGIPGTSARTTFLCRDKPSMKEVLTRAGVPCAQSLGSGDPAEIRDFVRKIGTPVVLKPRDGAGASGTVKVERLEDLDAAMAQVGVGAGANVAVEEFIEGHEAFYDTLTIDGRVVHDFACHYYPNVLHAMRTRWISPQFVATNRLDSAASYAEVKAMGQKVITALGIETSATHMEWFFGPKGLKFSEIGCRPPGVRAWDLYAASNDIDIYREWAMCIVHGKPSQRLSRRRAAGIIALRPDRDGVIRGYEGLDEVKRALAGHFLDMHLPPEGTPTQPVEAGYMANAWVRLVAEDYDELRGMLDYVGRTLKVRGG from the coding sequence GTGGACATCGTCTTCCTGGAGCCCTGCTTCCCCCTGAACCAACGAGAGTTCGTCCGCGCCCTCCACGCGGTCGGAGCTCGTGTCATCGGCATCGGCGAGCGCCCGAAGTCTTCGCTCGACGGCGAGCTACGGCACTGGCTCTCGCACTACGAGCAGGTCGGCAACATCACCTCCGAGGCCGAGGTCGAGCGCGCCGTCCGCTTCGTGCAGTCGAAGGTGAAGGTCGCGAGGCTCGAGGCCGTCGTCGAAGCGCACGTGATGACCGCGGCGAAGGTCCGCGAGAAGTGCGGCATCCCCGGCACGAGCGCCCGCACCACGTTCCTCTGCCGCGACAAGCCCTCCATGAAGGAGGTGCTCACGCGCGCGGGCGTCCCTTGTGCGCAATCCCTCGGGTCGGGTGACCCGGCCGAAATTCGCGATTTCGTTCGTAAAATCGGCACCCCGGTCGTCTTGAAACCGCGCGACGGCGCGGGCGCGTCGGGCACGGTCAAGGTCGAGCGCCTCGAGGACCTCGACGCGGCGATGGCTCAGGTGGGCGTGGGCGCCGGCGCCAACGTGGCGGTCGAGGAGTTCATCGAGGGCCACGAGGCCTTCTACGACACGCTCACGATCGACGGGCGCGTCGTGCACGACTTCGCCTGCCACTACTACCCGAACGTGCTGCACGCGATGCGCACGCGGTGGATCTCGCCGCAGTTCGTCGCCACGAACCGCCTCGACTCGGCCGCCTCGTACGCCGAGGTGAAGGCCATGGGCCAGAAGGTCATCACCGCGCTCGGCATCGAGACGTCGGCCACCCACATGGAGTGGTTCTTCGGCCCGAAGGGGCTGAAATTCAGCGAGATCGGCTGCCGACCTCCGGGCGTGCGCGCGTGGGATCTCTACGCCGCCAGCAACGACATCGACATCTACCGCGAGTGGGCCATGTGCATCGTGCACGGAAAACCCTCGCAGCGCCTCTCGCGTCGCCGCGCGGCCGGCATCATCGCGCTCCGCCCCGATCGTGACGGCGTCATCCGCGGCTACGAGGGCCTCGACGAGGTCAAGCGCGCGCTCGCGGGCCACTTCCTCGACATGCACCTGCCGCCCGAGGGCACGCCCACCCAGCCCGTCGAGGCGGGTTACATGGCCAACGCGTGGGTGCGTCTCGTGGCCGAAGACTACGACGAGCTCCGGGGGATGCTCGACTACGTGGGCAGGACGCTGAAGGTTCGCGGAGGTTGA